The following nucleotide sequence is from Parcubacteria group bacterium.
TATCCTAAATCCTAACTTTTCTAAAAACTTTGTTCTTTCTTGGTCATATCTTTCTTGATTTTCTTCTTTATGCTGCCAGCCATCCAATTCAATAATTAGCTTCTTTTCTAAACAAATAAAATCTATAATATATTTTCCTAACGGATATTGTCTTTTGAATTTTA
It contains:
- a CDS encoding endonuclease domain-containing protein, which encodes KFKRQYPLGKYIIDFICLEKKLIIELDGWQHKEENQERYDQERTKFLEKLGFRILRFWNNDINNNLDSVFLKIEEFL